From Excalfactoria chinensis isolate bCotChi1 chromosome 4, bCotChi1.hap2, whole genome shotgun sequence, one genomic window encodes:
- the EPGN gene encoding epigen, whose product MAFGMLIYILLKAMGALSEEAALTVPSLSTELWNSWTKNNTEADYAEQPRLLKLMQTCLEEHYSYCINGLCAFHSELRKPICKCLAGYNGERCEHLTLNSYAHNSYERYIAVGIGIGILTSGILAIIYCYVRKRCRKLKSPYKVCMGETAL is encoded by the exons ATGGCTTTTGGAATGCTCATCTACATTTTGCTGAAAG CAATGGGGGCACTGAGTGAGGAGGCGGCTCTCACTGTTCCATCCCTCAGCACAGAACTGTGGAATAGCTggacaaaaaacaacactgaag CAGACTATGCAGAGCAACCAAGGCTCCTGAAGCTCATGCAGACCTGTCTGGAGGAACACTACAGCTATTGCATCAATGGGCTCTGTGCTTTCCACAGTGAACTGAGGAAACCCATATGCAA GTGCCTTGCAGGTTACAATGGAGAGAGGTGTGAACATTTAACACTGAATTCCTATGCGCATAATTCTTATGAGCGCTACATTGCTGTGGGAATTGGCATAGGAATACTCACAAGTGGGATACTTGCAATCATCTACTGCTATGTAAGAAAGAG ATGCAGGAAATTGAAATCTCCCTACAAAGTCTGCATGGGAGAGACAGCGCTGTGA